In the Opitutia bacterium genome, one interval contains:
- a CDS encoding type IV pilus twitching motility protein PilT: MPYEMNDLLELVVDQKCSDLHLQVGTPPTLRMRGSMTPIDGPALTPADTEGLMLSITPDNHVQNVKLNGGTDFGFAYLDKARFRVSVLKAKGNYGMVLRQIPNQLFDLRQIGLPDKIKELLYRPRGLFLVTGPTGSGKSTTLASMVNYINENRDGHIITIEDPIEYYHPHKRCVVTQREIGQDVPSFSEAIRRALRQDPDVILVGELRDLETIEAAISAAETGHLVFGTLHTNSAAKTVDRIVDAFPANMKEMIRTQLSTSIIGVISQSLCKKNGGGRIAAYEIMVNTSSIASLIRDNKTFRITSDIQTGAALGMITLDTHLLSLVNRELIDPDEAVEKAQDPEAMKNKLTSMGVKLRAV, from the coding sequence ATGCCCTACGAAATGAATGACCTCCTGGAGCTGGTCGTTGATCAGAAATGCTCCGATCTCCACCTCCAGGTCGGCACGCCGCCCACGTTGCGCATGCGCGGCAGCATGACGCCGATCGACGGACCGGCGCTCACGCCGGCGGACACCGAGGGTCTCATGCTCTCGATCACGCCCGACAATCACGTGCAGAACGTGAAGCTGAACGGCGGCACCGACTTCGGCTTCGCGTATCTCGACAAGGCGCGTTTCCGCGTCTCCGTGCTCAAGGCGAAGGGCAACTACGGCATGGTCCTGCGCCAGATCCCGAACCAGCTCTTCGATCTCCGGCAAATCGGCCTGCCCGACAAGATCAAGGAACTGCTCTACCGCCCGCGTGGCCTGTTTCTCGTCACGGGACCGACCGGCTCCGGCAAGTCCACGACGCTCGCCTCGATGGTGAATTACATCAACGAGAACCGCGACGGACACATCATCACCATCGAGGACCCGATCGAGTATTACCACCCGCACAAGCGCTGCGTCGTCACCCAGCGCGAGATCGGGCAGGACGTGCCGAGCTTCTCCGAAGCCATCCGCCGCGCGCTGCGCCAGGATCCGGACGTGATTCTCGTCGGCGAATTGCGCGACCTCGAGACGATCGAAGCCGCCATCTCCGCGGCCGAGACGGGCCACCTCGTTTTCGGCACGCTGCACACGAACAGCGCCGCGAAAACCGTCGACCGCATCGTCGACGCGTTCCCCGCGAACATGAAGGAGATGATCCGCACGCAGCTCTCGACGTCGATCATCGGCGTCATCTCCCAGTCGCTCTGCAAAAAGAACGGCGGCGGGCGCATCGCGGCCTACGAGATCATGGTGAACACCTCGTCGATCGCCTCGCTCATTCGCGACAACAAGACCTTCCGCATCACCTCCGACATCCAGACCGGCGCCGCGCTCGGCATGATCACGCTCGACACGCACTTGCTCAGTCTCGTGAACCGCGAGCTGATCGATCCCGACGAAGCGGTGGAAAAGGCGCAGGATCCCGAGGCGATGAAGAACAAGCTCACCAGCATGGGCGTGAAGCTTCGCGCGGTGTGA
- the gspE gene encoding type II secretion system ATPase GspE — protein sequence MFEGHDQSVFDLLSERKLVERSQLDLAFEEHRASGKPLANVLLELNLVERPALLGAVAEHLGADCAQELPPSLPGEALALVDGTLARGYGVAPLTADVTSVSLLAVDPFNPQLVSDLTFALERDVRLVVADPERIASLIQQHYGDEDASLDQVIGEMQSQLDGTSTDDADISDADLEEMAGQTPIIRFVNLVLSQAIRDKASDIHFEPFEHEFKIRYRIDGALYEMAPPPKALAMPIISRVKVLANLNIAERRVPQDGRIKLTVAGRAVDLRVSTLPTQFGESVVLRVLDQSAVQLNLTQLTMPAPIEESVREIIQRPNGIFVVTGPTGSGKTTTLYSCLKELNSPDVKILTVEDPVEYEIDGIMQVPVNYSADLTFARALRAFLRQDPDIVMVGEIRDLETAQIAIQASLTGHLVLSTLHTNDAPGAVTRLVDMGIEPFLLASTLEAVLAQRLVRRICPDCRTPYEPSDAVLRQAGIERVQLAGRPFYEGRGCVACHHGGYRGRLGIFEMLKMTDAMRDLVVAGASLVQLRQKAIEQGMRPLREAGLEAMLAGETSLEEVLKYM from the coding sequence ATGTTCGAGGGCCACGACCAGTCCGTCTTCGATCTCCTCAGCGAGCGAAAGCTCGTCGAACGATCCCAGCTCGACCTCGCTTTCGAGGAGCATCGCGCCAGCGGCAAACCGCTCGCCAACGTCCTGCTCGAGCTGAATCTCGTTGAGCGCCCCGCACTCCTCGGTGCCGTGGCCGAGCACCTCGGGGCGGATTGCGCGCAGGAACTGCCGCCAAGCCTGCCCGGTGAGGCGCTCGCTCTCGTCGACGGCACGCTGGCGCGCGGCTACGGCGTGGCGCCGCTGACGGCGGACGTCACTTCGGTTTCGCTGCTCGCCGTCGATCCGTTCAACCCGCAGCTGGTGAGCGATCTCACCTTCGCACTCGAGCGCGATGTGCGCCTCGTGGTGGCCGATCCCGAACGTATCGCTTCGCTGATCCAGCAGCACTACGGTGACGAGGATGCCTCGCTCGACCAAGTGATCGGCGAAATGCAATCGCAGCTCGACGGCACCTCAACCGACGATGCCGACATCTCCGACGCTGACCTTGAGGAAATGGCCGGCCAGACGCCGATCATTCGCTTCGTGAACCTCGTGCTCAGCCAGGCGATCCGCGACAAGGCGTCGGACATCCACTTCGAGCCGTTCGAGCACGAATTCAAGATTCGCTATCGCATCGACGGCGCGCTCTACGAAATGGCGCCGCCGCCGAAGGCTCTCGCGATGCCGATCATCTCGCGCGTGAAGGTGCTCGCGAATCTCAACATCGCAGAGCGCCGCGTGCCGCAGGACGGCCGCATCAAACTCACCGTCGCAGGTCGCGCGGTGGACTTGCGCGTCTCGACGCTGCCGACGCAATTCGGCGAGAGCGTGGTGTTGCGCGTGCTCGATCAATCCGCCGTGCAGCTGAATCTCACGCAGCTCACGATGCCGGCGCCGATCGAGGAATCGGTGCGCGAAATCATCCAGCGGCCGAACGGCATCTTCGTCGTCACCGGTCCGACCGGCTCGGGCAAGACGACGACGCTCTACAGCTGCCTGAAGGAGCTGAATTCGCCCGACGTGAAGATTCTCACCGTCGAGGATCCGGTCGAATACGAGATCGATGGCATCATGCAGGTGCCGGTGAACTACTCCGCCGACCTCACCTTCGCGCGCGCGTTGCGGGCGTTTCTGCGTCAGGACCCGGACATCGTGATGGTCGGCGAAATCCGCGACCTAGAGACGGCGCAGATCGCGATTCAGGCTTCGCTCACGGGCCACCTCGTGCTGTCGACGCTGCACACCAACGACGCGCCCGGCGCCGTCACGCGGCTCGTCGACATGGGCATCGAACCGTTCCTGCTCGCGTCGACACTCGAGGCCGTGCTCGCACAGCGCCTCGTGCGGCGCATCTGTCCGGACTGCCGGACGCCCTACGAGCCGAGCGACGCCGTGTTGCGGCAGGCCGGCATCGAGCGCGTGCAATTGGCCGGGCGACCGTTCTACGAGGGCAGAGGCTGCGTCGCGTGTCACCACGGCGGCTATCGCGGGCGCTTGGGAATTTTCGAGATGCTGAAAATGACCGACGCAATGCGCGACCTCGTCGTCGCGGGCGCTTCGCTCGTGCAGCTCCGCCAGAAGGCGATCGAGCAGGGGATGCGGCCGCTGCGCGAGGCGGGCTTGGAAGCGATGCTCGCGGGCGAGACTTCGCTCGAGGAAGTGTTGAAATACATGTGA
- a CDS encoding type II/IV secretion system protein — MTTADDFVLQLAVDRGLVAAEAVDAARRVAAEHTDLTTAVPNVLESLFSSGALDRRALAEATAHALGMPFVVVGEHQIPGDVLATIPRSFVMRHGVCAVAFDGDAVQVAVPDPLDADVLDGLSHVCDRRVTPVVAASDDLQRTIARHYGRESDELEDLTGGAGASAASGESISAADPTAKDSDAPIIRLVHSIIHEAVRRRASDIHLEPLERRFRVRYRIDGVLVEVDSPAKRLQLALISRVKIMANISIAEKRVPQDGRIQIILGGKQLDLRVSSLPTAHGESIVMRILDKEGLRLGLPELGFYGDDETDFSKLISSPDGILLVTGPTGSGKTTTLYACLHHLNKSDRKIITVEDPVEYQLTGINQVPVRAEIGMTFASALRAMLRQAPNIVMVGEIRDAETADIAINASLTGHLVFSTLHTNDAPSAVTRLIDIGAKPFLVAASLRATMAQRLVRRVCRNCARDYTPTARELLALGATPEQLKGARFMRGAGCVECNGTGYRGRMGIFEIFLISDEIRAMIYENASATQLRARARRDGMRTIREDGVRKVLAGLTTIEEVVSVTVGDID, encoded by the coding sequence CGCCGACGACTTCGTCCTGCAACTCGCCGTGGATCGCGGTCTCGTGGCCGCGGAAGCGGTGGACGCTGCGCGGCGCGTGGCGGCGGAGCACACGGATCTCACCACGGCGGTGCCGAACGTGCTCGAGTCGCTGTTCTCGAGCGGCGCGCTCGATCGCCGCGCGCTCGCCGAAGCCACCGCGCACGCGCTCGGCATGCCGTTCGTGGTCGTCGGGGAGCATCAAATCCCCGGCGACGTGCTCGCGACCATTCCGCGTTCGTTCGTGATGCGCCACGGCGTCTGCGCCGTGGCATTCGACGGTGATGCCGTGCAAGTCGCCGTTCCGGATCCGCTCGACGCGGACGTGCTCGACGGACTCTCGCACGTCTGCGACCGGCGCGTCACTCCCGTGGTCGCGGCGAGCGACGACCTCCAGCGGACCATCGCGCGCCACTACGGCCGCGAGTCTGACGAATTGGAGGACCTGACAGGCGGCGCGGGCGCATCGGCGGCCAGCGGCGAGTCGATCTCCGCCGCCGATCCCACCGCGAAGGACAGCGACGCGCCGATCATCCGCCTCGTTCACTCGATCATCCACGAGGCGGTGCGACGCCGCGCGTCGGACATCCATCTCGAGCCGCTGGAGCGTCGCTTCCGTGTGCGTTACCGGATCGACGGCGTGCTCGTGGAGGTCGACTCGCCGGCCAAGCGCCTGCAACTCGCGCTCATCTCGCGCGTGAAGATCATGGCGAACATCAGCATCGCCGAGAAGCGCGTGCCACAGGATGGACGCATCCAGATCATCCTTGGCGGCAAGCAGCTCGATTTGCGCGTCTCCTCGCTGCCCACGGCGCACGGCGAGAGCATCGTCATGCGCATCCTCGACAAGGAAGGCCTGCGCCTCGGTTTGCCGGAACTCGGCTTCTACGGAGACGACGAGACGGATTTTTCGAAACTCATCTCATCTCCCGATGGCATCCTGCTCGTCACCGGTCCAACCGGTTCGGGCAAGACGACGACGCTCTACGCGTGCCTCCATCACCTCAACAAGTCCGACCGCAAGATCATCACGGTCGAGGATCCGGTGGAGTATCAGCTGACGGGCATCAACCAAGTGCCGGTGCGCGCGGAGATCGGCATGACCTTCGCGTCCGCGCTGCGCGCGATGCTCCGGCAGGCGCCGAACATCGTCATGGTCGGCGAAATTCGCGATGCCGAGACCGCCGACATCGCCATCAACGCCTCGCTGACCGGTCACCTCGTCTTCAGCACGCTGCACACGAACGACGCCCCGAGCGCCGTCACGCGCCTGATCGACATCGGCGCCAAGCCGTTCCTCGTGGCGGCCTCGCTGCGCGCGACGATGGCGCAACGTCTCGTGCGGCGCGTCTGCCGCAACTGCGCGCGCGACTACACGCCAACGGCGCGCGAGCTGCTCGCGCTCGGAGCGACGCCGGAGCAGTTGAAGGGCGCGCGCTTCATGCGCGGTGCCGGTTGCGTGGAGTGCAACGGCACCGGTTACCGTGGGCGCATGGGCATTTTTGAGATCTTTTTGATCTCGGACGAAATCCGCGCGATGATCTATGAGAACGCGAGTGCCACGCAGTTGCGCGCCCGCGCCCGGCGAGACGGCATGCGCACTATCCGCGAGGACGGCGTCCGAAAAGTGCTCGCCGGTCTCACCACAATCGAGGAAGTTGTCTCCGTCACTGTCGGCGATATCGACTAA
- a CDS encoding HD domain-containing protein, with protein MADISSLLCVRDIKALDKNGSDTFASVLLVRRVTTKTAKNGNPFLSVELGDKTGSFSVNVWGDAPAFALFSATRDGGVVRVEAEVDYYRDAFSPKLLRAEAISTDQLAGSTVLANLVETAPEDAEALWTEFQQHIASIQHPEIRATVQAVFDDIGEQFRVAPAAVAMHHAYRHGLLEHTTHMARAARALLPLYPEVNADLAMAGVLVHDTGKVIEYQGDLVTSKSRRGLLQGHVVLGYQLVRKAGMKCKLASDLLERLEHIVLSHQGELEWGAAVIAATPEAVFVAKVDDLDAKMGMVQRLLRNAGENPPEEFSEKHFGLNSQLLLTKPRTAVSDQSSAIS; from the coding sequence ATGGCCGACATCTCGTCCCTGCTCTGCGTGCGCGACATCAAGGCGCTCGACAAAAACGGCTCCGACACCTTCGCCAGCGTGCTGCTCGTGCGCCGCGTGACGACCAAGACCGCCAAAAACGGCAACCCCTTCCTCTCCGTCGAACTCGGCGACAAGACGGGCAGCTTCTCCGTCAACGTCTGGGGCGATGCGCCCGCCTTCGCACTGTTCTCTGCCACCCGCGACGGCGGCGTGGTCCGCGTCGAGGCCGAGGTCGACTACTACCGCGACGCGTTCTCGCCGAAACTGCTCCGCGCCGAAGCCATCTCCACCGACCAACTCGCCGGTTCCACCGTCCTCGCCAATCTCGTCGAGACCGCTCCCGAGGACGCCGAAGCTCTTTGGACCGAGTTCCAGCAGCACATCGCCTCGATCCAACACCCGGAAATCCGCGCGACCGTGCAGGCCGTCTTCGACGACATCGGCGAGCAATTCCGCGTCGCCCCCGCCGCCGTCGCGATGCACCACGCCTACCGCCACGGCCTGCTCGAGCACACGACGCACATGGCCCGCGCCGCCCGTGCGCTGCTGCCGCTCTATCCCGAAGTGAACGCTGACCTCGCGATGGCCGGTGTGCTCGTGCACGACACCGGCAAAGTCATCGAATACCAAGGCGACCTCGTCACCTCGAAGAGCCGCCGCGGCCTCCTCCAAGGCCACGTCGTCCTCGGCTACCAACTCGTCCGCAAAGCCGGCATGAAGTGCAAACTCGCCTCCGATCTGCTCGAGCGACTCGAACACATCGTGCTCTCACACCAAGGCGAACTCGAGTGGGGCGCGGCCGTCATCGCCGCGACCCCCGAAGCCGTCTTCGTCGCCAAGGTCGACGACCTCGACGCCAAGATGGGCATGGTGCAACGCCTCCTCCGAAACGCCGGCGAGAATCCTCCCGAGGAGTTTTCCGAGAAACACTTCGGCCTGAACTCGCAGCTGCTGCTGACGAAGCCAAGGACCGCGGTCAGCGATCAGTCGTCAGCGATCAGCTGA
- a CDS encoding prepilin-type N-terminal cleavage/methylation domain-containing protein — translation MPETIAGANSPRASASPSHANSRGTPSSVSRLQSSVLRPRPSAFTLLELLAVIAIIAVLTGIVIGVGRRASEAGKVARAKAELAALSAALESYKRQYGDYPRTDDNAQLLQALIGKLGPTRLALNPAGRAQLEAAKFVIALPAAPNTPVDPFVNTSAVLLDPWEQPYRYVYKTGGGTWTNPSFVLYSIGSDGLDSPTLLTGGFIDVAPAANADNLYANRN, via the coding sequence GTGCCCGAGACAATTGCAGGAGCGAATTCGCCCCGCGCCTCCGCGTCCCCCAGCCACGCCAATTCGCGTGGCACTCCGTCCTCAGTCTCCCGTCTCCAGTCCTCCGTTCTCCGTCCTCGGCCCTCCGCGTTCACGCTGCTCGAACTCCTCGCCGTCATCGCGATCATCGCGGTGCTCACGGGCATCGTGATCGGTGTCGGCCGGCGCGCTTCCGAAGCCGGCAAAGTCGCCCGCGCCAAAGCCGAACTCGCCGCCCTCTCCGCCGCCCTCGAATCCTACAAACGCCAATACGGCGACTACCCGCGGACCGACGACAACGCTCAACTCCTGCAAGCTCTCATCGGCAAACTCGGACCCACGCGCCTCGCCCTCAATCCCGCCGGGCGCGCGCAACTCGAGGCCGCTAAGTTCGTCATCGCGCTGCCCGCTGCGCCGAACACTCCCGTCGATCCGTTCGTGAACACCTCGGCGGTGCTCCTCGATCCGTGGGAACAGCCATATCGTTACGTTTACAAGACAGGCGGCGGCACTTGGACGAATCCGTCATTCGTGCTCTACAGCATTGGGTCTGATGGTCTCGACTCGCCGACGCTCCTGACCGGCGGTTTCATCGATGTTGCCCCCGCTGCCAACGCCGACAACCTCTACGCCAATCGCAATTGA
- a CDS encoding type II secretion system F family protein, producing the protein MPRFAYTALDSRGAEKSGQLDAVSLESATAALKAKGLFPIDVSATSTSAATTKVEPAAASRKPAVKLPTAPAPAKKPVRTLDMDIRLPFVRPVAAKELSIFTRQLGTLLKAGMPLLRGLEVLGRAEKNRAFRRIIEALAEDIRSGGTLSEAMARHAQVFDRLYVNMIKAGEAGGVLDVVLDRLAKFQEKSLQLRGKVKAAMVYPLIVMTVAVLILAGLLVFVVPKFKQIFADLLKGAPLPPLTQAVLAASEAVRSHYLVAFALLVGLWVAFKAFKKTPRGAQLIDGWVVRAPIFGELIMKSLVARFTRTLGTLLSSGVPILQAITITRDTTGNARVAAALDVVHDRVKEGDPVAKPLESTQVFPAMVASMIEVGEHTGQLPDMLNKVADIYDEEVDTAVAGLSSLIEPLLIVFLALVVGTIVIALFLPIIRIVQLLT; encoded by the coding sequence ATGCCGCGCTTCGCCTACACCGCCCTCGATAGTCGCGGCGCCGAGAAATCCGGCCAGCTCGATGCGGTCTCATTGGAAAGCGCCACCGCCGCGCTGAAGGCGAAGGGACTTTTCCCGATCGACGTGAGCGCGACCTCGACGTCTGCCGCGACCACCAAGGTCGAGCCGGCCGCAGCCTCGCGCAAACCCGCGGTGAAACTTCCGACCGCGCCAGCTCCCGCCAAGAAGCCCGTGCGAACGCTCGACATGGACATCCGGCTGCCGTTCGTGCGTCCGGTGGCGGCGAAGGAGCTTTCGATTTTTACGCGGCAACTGGGCACGTTGTTGAAGGCGGGCATGCCACTGTTGCGCGGTCTCGAGGTGCTCGGCCGTGCGGAGAAGAACCGTGCCTTCCGCAGGATCATCGAGGCACTCGCGGAGGATATTCGCTCTGGCGGCACGCTCTCGGAGGCGATGGCGCGGCACGCGCAGGTCTTTGACCGGCTTTACGTGAACATGATCAAGGCCGGCGAGGCGGGCGGTGTGCTCGATGTGGTGCTCGATCGTTTGGCCAAGTTTCAGGAGAAGAGCTTGCAGCTGCGCGGCAAGGTGAAGGCGGCGATGGTTTACCCGCTGATCGTGATGACCGTCGCCGTGCTGATTCTCGCGGGTCTGCTCGTGTTCGTCGTGCCGAAGTTCAAGCAGATCTTCGCCGACCTGCTGAAGGGCGCGCCGTTGCCGCCGCTCACGCAGGCCGTGCTCGCGGCGAGCGAGGCGGTGCGGTCGCACTACCTCGTAGCGTTCGCGCTGCTCGTGGGGCTGTGGGTGGCGTTCAAGGCGTTCAAGAAGACGCCGCGCGGTGCGCAGCTGATCGACGGCTGGGTGGTGCGCGCCCCGATCTTCGGCGAACTCATCATGAAATCGCTCGTGGCCCGCTTCACGCGCACGCTCGGCACGCTGCTGTCGAGTGGCGTGCCGATCCTGCAGGCGATCACGATCACACGCGACACGACCGGCAACGCGCGGGTGGCAGCGGCGCTCGATGTCGTGCATGACCGGGTGAAGGAGGGCGACCCGGTGGCGAAGCCGCTGGAGAGCACGCAGGTCTTTCCAGCGATGGTCGCGAGCATGATCGAGGTCGGCGAGCACACCGGGCAATTGCCCGATATGCTCAACAAGGTGGCCGACATCTACGACGAAGAGGTCGACACGGCGGTCGCGGGACTGAGTTCGTTGATCGAGCCGCTGCTGATCGTCTTTCTGGCGCTCGTGGTCGGCACGATTGTCATCGCGCTGTTCCTGCCGATCATCCGGATCGTGCAGCTGCTGACGTGA
- the rho gene encoding transcription termination factor Rho: MEKDQQPDAPASQASEQNPAAQPPQQPDNSIRVEGILDLDNSRNGQLLDLARFGKRRPTDPFVPRELIRRFKLGQGSMITAQATPDPRFPNPKVRFIEKVDSMDLEARRRVVEFANLLTITPNEHLKLELKDGRMTTRVVDLFCPIGKGTRGLIVAPPRTGKTTFLRDMALGVLENHPECHAMILLVDERPEEVTDFKRSVPAEVWASSNDESVENHIRIAELCIERAKRLVEAGKDVVLFVDSLTRLSRAYNTQRNSGRTGSGGLDVRALEKPRQLFASARNTEDGGSLTIIASILVETGSRMDDVIFQEFKGTGNMELVLDRKAAEMRIWPAVNVQSSGTRKEELLLDPKALEGIHFFRRALVQQKIEEATDTMVARLSKTKNNAEFLKLIAR; encoded by the coding sequence ATGGAAAAAGATCAACAGCCCGACGCACCCGCGTCGCAGGCTTCCGAACAGAATCCGGCCGCGCAGCCCCCGCAACAGCCGGACAATTCAATTCGCGTCGAAGGCATCCTCGACCTCGACAACAGCCGTAACGGCCAGCTGCTCGACCTCGCTCGCTTCGGCAAGCGGCGCCCGACCGATCCTTTCGTGCCGCGCGAACTCATCCGCCGCTTCAAGCTCGGCCAGGGCTCGATGATCACCGCGCAGGCCACGCCCGATCCGCGTTTCCCCAATCCGAAGGTCCGCTTCATCGAGAAAGTCGACAGTATGGACCTTGAGGCGCGCCGCCGCGTCGTCGAATTCGCCAATCTCCTCACGATCACCCCCAACGAGCACCTGAAGCTCGAGCTGAAGGACGGCCGCATGACCACGCGCGTCGTCGACCTCTTCTGCCCCATCGGCAAGGGCACGCGCGGCCTCATCGTCGCACCGCCCCGCACGGGCAAGACCACCTTCCTCCGCGACATGGCCCTCGGCGTCCTCGAGAATCATCCCGAGTGTCACGCCATGATCCTCCTCGTCGACGAACGCCCCGAGGAAGTCACCGATTTCAAGCGCAGCGTCCCGGCCGAAGTCTGGGCGTCGTCCAACGACGAGTCCGTCGAGAACCACATCCGCATTGCCGAACTCTGCATCGAGCGCGCCAAGCGTCTCGTCGAAGCCGGCAAGGACGTCGTGCTCTTCGTCGACTCCCTCACCCGTCTCTCCCGCGCCTACAACACCCAGCGCAACTCCGGCCGCACCGGCTCGGGCGGCTTGGATGTCCGTGCGCTCGAGAAACCGCGCCAGCTCTTCGCCTCCGCCCGCAACACCGAAGACGGCGGCTCGCTCACGATCATAGCGTCCATCCTCGTCGAAACCGGCTCCCGCATGGACGACGTGATTTTCCAGGAGTTCAAGGGCACCGGCAACATGGAGCTCGTCCTCGACCGCAAGGCCGCCGAGATGCGCATCTGGCCCGCCGTGAACGTCCAATCCTCCGGCACCCGCAAGGAAGAACTCCTGCTCGACCCGAAAGCCCTCGAAGGCATTCACTTCTTCCGCCGCGCGCTCGTTCAGCAAAAAATCGAGGAGGCCACCGACACGATGGTCGCGCGTCTCTCGAAAACCAAGAACAACGCCGAATTCCTCAAGCTCATCGCAAGGTAA
- the acs gene encoding acetate--CoA ligase produces MSDQTITSVSRESRVFKPSAEFKGQANLGSFENYRKLYAESVNAPDKFWAKQATSQLVWRKPFKQVLQWKAPFAKWFVGGKLNVSENCLDRHLGTVRENKAAIIFEGEPGDVRTITYRQLYFHVCRFAHVLENMGIKPGDRIAIYMPMIPEAVIAMLACARVGAVHTVVFGGFSPEALKDRINDCKAKVVITADGGWRRGKIVELKANVDKALEGAPTVQSVLVVKRTGHDINIVEGRDTWWREAWQGAPNFHDAKAFDSEHPLFILYTSGSTGKPKGVLHTSAGYLLGAKLSSQYVFDLKDSDRYFCSADIGWITGHSYVVYGLLSNGSTVFLYEGAPNQPEPDRFWQMIDRHGITILYTAPTAIRAFMRWGDNYVLRHRLDSLRLLGSVGEPINPEAWMWYHKMIGKKKCPIVDTWWQTETGSIMITPIPGVTPTKPGSATLPFFGVAPKVVDNDGKEVPRNSGGKLVITKPWPSMLRTLWGDDERFKKAYYSEFPDHPDFYFTGDGARQDKDGYFWIVGRIDDVLNVSGHRIGTAEVESALVSHPHVAEAAAVGRPDELKGQALVVFVTLKTGHEPTDELKEVLRAHVAKEIGALARPDQVRFAAGLPKTRSGKIMRRLLKELATSGEIKGDTTTLEDFSVIAALKSDDE; encoded by the coding sequence GTGTCGGACCAAACGATTACCTCAGTGTCCCGGGAGAGTAGAGTTTTCAAACCCTCAGCCGAGTTCAAGGGCCAGGCAAACCTTGGCAGCTTCGAAAATTACCGTAAGCTCTACGCCGAGTCTGTCAACGCCCCAGATAAATTCTGGGCCAAACAGGCTACCAGCCAGCTCGTCTGGCGGAAGCCTTTCAAGCAGGTGCTGCAATGGAAGGCACCCTTCGCCAAGTGGTTCGTGGGCGGAAAGTTGAACGTCTCCGAAAACTGCCTCGATCGCCACCTCGGCACCGTTCGCGAAAACAAGGCCGCGATCATCTTCGAAGGCGAGCCCGGTGACGTCCGCACGATCACTTATCGCCAGCTCTATTTCCACGTCTGCCGTTTCGCGCACGTGCTGGAAAACATGGGCATCAAGCCCGGCGACCGCATCGCCATCTACATGCCGATGATTCCCGAGGCCGTGATCGCGATGCTCGCTTGCGCGCGCGTCGGCGCGGTGCACACGGTCGTCTTCGGCGGCTTCTCGCCCGAGGCGCTCAAGGACCGCATCAACGACTGCAAAGCCAAGGTCGTCATCACCGCCGACGGCGGCTGGCGTCGCGGCAAGATCGTCGAGCTCAAGGCCAACGTCGACAAAGCCCTCGAAGGCGCGCCGACCGTCCAGTCCGTGCTCGTCGTCAAACGCACGGGCCACGACATCAACATCGTCGAGGGGCGCGACACCTGGTGGCGCGAAGCCTGGCAGGGCGCGCCGAATTTCCACGACGCGAAGGCCTTCGATTCCGAGCACCCGCTCTTCATCCTCTACACCTCCGGCTCGACCGGAAAACCGAAGGGCGTGCTCCACACCTCCGCCGGTTACCTGCTCGGCGCCAAACTCTCCTCGCAATACGTCTTCGATCTCAAGGACAGCGATCGCTACTTCTGCTCCGCCGACATCGGCTGGATCACCGGCCACAGCTACGTCGTTTACGGTCTGCTCTCGAACGGCTCGACCGTGTTCCTCTACGAAGGCGCGCCCAACCAGCCGGAGCCGGACCGCTTCTGGCAGATGATCGACCGCCACGGCATCACGATCCTCTACACCGCGCCGACCGCGATCCGCGCCTTCATGCGCTGGGGCGACAACTACGTCCTCCGCCATCGCCTCGACTCGCTGCGCCTGCTCGGCTCCGTCGGTGAGCCGATCAATCCCGAGGCGTGGATGTGGTATCACAAGATGATCGGCAAAAAGAAGTGCCCGATCGTCGACACATGGTGGCAGACCGAAACCGGCTCCATCATGATCACGCCGATTCCCGGCGTCACACCGACGAAGCCCGGCTCGGCCACGCTGCCGTTCTTCGGCGTCGCGCCGAAGGTCGTCGACAACGACGGCAAGGAAGTCCCGCGCAACAGCGGCGGCAAACTCGTCATCACCAAGCCGTGGCCCTCCATGCTCCGCACGCTCTGGGGTGACGACGAGCGCTTCAAGAAAGCCTACTATTCCGAGTTCCCGGACCACCCGGACTTCTACTTCACGGGCGACGGCGCCCGGCAGGACAAGGACGGTTATTTCTGGATCGTCGGCCGCATCGACGACGTCCTCAACGTCTCCGGCCACCGCATCGGCACCGCCGAAGTCGAGAGCGCGCTCGTCTCGCATCCGCACGTCGCCGAAGCCGCCGCCGTTGGTCGCCCCGACGAACTCAAGGGCCAGGCGCTCGTCGTCTTCGTCACGCTCAAGACCGGCCACGAGCCGACCGACGAACTCAAGGAAGTCCTCCGCGCGCACGTCGCGAAGGAGATCGGCGCCCTCGCGCGTCCCGACCAAGTCCGCTTCGCCGCGGGCCTGCCGAAGACGCGCTCCGGAAAAATCATGCGGCGCCTCCTCAAGGAGCTCGCCACGTCCGGCGAGATCAAAGGCGACACCACGACCCTCGAGGACTTCTCCGTCATCGCTGCCCTGAAGTCCGACGACGAGTGA